In the genome of Prosthecobacter fusiformis, the window TGACGTCGATGCCGAGGCGCGGCAGGGATGCAGAGATGGCGGGTGAACTCATGAGAGAAGAAGGAGTGAGGATGAAGTCTTGATGAAACCAGGACAGCAGGTGGGAGTCCCCGGCATGAGTTCGAGCTTGTCTGCGGGCTGCCATTCGGTGAGAATGGGCCCTGGATATGGTTCGGCTTCACGGCCGGGCATGGGACAGACACCCGCGCCAATCTAAACTGCAGGATCGTGACTCCTGAGCCGGTGGGCGGTCTGCGGGTGTCTGCTCCCACTTCCGAGTCCATGGGCCATCGCTATCGCGATGGCTTGATCTCTTCAAGGAGGACTCAATGTAGAGACAAGCCGGTGGTGGAAACGGCGAAGCCGTTGAGAACCACCGGATGCGGTAAACGTCGCCCCCACGGGGCATCGCGTCCCGGAGGGACGCCGGAATGGTGGTGTGACGGAGGCATATCTGGGGTCAGGGCATACCTCCAGCGTCCCTCTGGGACGCCCTGGGGATTTGGACATCGGGGTCGTCTCTCCGGTGGTTCCCGGCCGCTGCGCGACCTCCACCACCGGCTATTTTCCATGCTCCCTCCGGGAGCGGGGGTTGCGAAGCCGCGAAGCGAGAGGGTTGGGTGAGGGGTAGGTCGGAAGGAAAGAACATCCAGGGGGATCGGAGGAAGGCGAGGGCGCCTTCCAATGCACGCGGGGGCGCGTGCGCTCCCCTTCCGATGCGCGCGGGGGCTTCCTTTTTTGTTTAGGCTCCGAGCTGGCGGGCCCATTCGATGGCGCGGAGCATGCCGGTGGCTTTGTTGACGGTTTCCTGGTATTCGCTGGTGGGGACGGAATCTGCAACGATGCCGGCACCTGCCTGGACGTAGGCTTTGCCATCCTTGAGCACGCAGGTGCGCAGGGCGATGCAGGAATCCAGGTTGCCATCGAAACCGAAGTAACCGACAGCGCCGGCATAGGCGCAGCGTTTGCTTTTTTCCAGTTCATTGATGATGGCCATGGCGCGGACCTTGGGACTGCCGCTGACGGTGCCTGCCGGGAAGGTGGCGCGCATGACGTCATAGGCATCTTTGTCCTCATGAAGACGGCCGTCCACGTTGCTGACGATGTGCATGACGTGGCTGTAGCGCTCGATGATCATGAGGTCGCTGACCTTGACGGTGCCGTATTCGGCGACGCGGCCGACGTCGTTGCGAGCGAGGTCCACGAGCATGATGTGCTCGGCACGCTCTTTGGGATCGTTGAGGAGTTCATCCGCCAGGGCATCGTCCTCGGAGCGGGTTTTTCCCCTCCAGCGGGTGCCGGCGATGGGGCGGATATCGATACGGCCATTGAGGCATTTGACATGGACCTCCGGAGAGCTGCCAACGAGGGAGAAACCCTGCGGGAACTGGAGGCAGAACATGTAGGGGGAAGGATTCACATGGCGCAGGGCGCGGTAGAGATCCATGGGCGTGCCGGTATAGTCGGTCTCGAACCTTTGCGAAGGGACGCCCTGGAAGATATCCCCAGCGCCGATGTATTCCTTCATTTTGACCACCATGGCTTCGTATTCGGCCTGGGTGGTGTTGCTGACCGGTGGGGGCATCTGTTCATTGCTGACCGGGGCGATGGTCTGAAGGGGCTTCACCGCGAGGGGCTGCGAGAGCTTATCCATCAAGGTGGCGATCTGTGCCTGGGCCCAGGTGTAAGCAGCATCGAGATCGGCATGCTCATCCGTGTGGACATTGGCCACGAGGGACATCTTGCGGGTACGGTGGTCAAAGATGACGACGGTATCCGTGATCATGTACACCATTTCAGGAAGGCCGAGTTCGTCCTTCGGTGGTGCCGTGAGGGTGGGCTCAAAAAAGCGGACCATGTCGTATCCCAAGTAGCCAACGGCACCGCCATGGAAGACGGGGATGGGATGGGACTCGAGAGGCTGAAAGGGGGCCATGAGCTTTTTGAGCTCGTCCAGGGGATCTGTGGCGGTGGTGAAGGTGCGGGTCTTGCCGCGTTCTTCGATCTCGATCTCCTTACCGCGTGCGGTGAAGATCATGCGTGGGGAACTGCCGAGGAGGCTGTAACGGCCGGAGTGCTGGGTGAGCTCTGCGGATTCCAGCAGGAAGCCGCAGCGGCCATCGTGGATCTTTTGAAAGGCGGAGAGAGGGGTCTCGTAATCAGCCGTGAGCTCTGCGACCACCGGGACGAGGTTTCCCTGCTGGGCGAGGGAGCGAAAGGTGGGGAGGTCTGGCTGGAGATGCGGGGCGGACATGGCAATGCGGCAAAGGGCATTCACCATAAGGGGCGGCGGATGTGGCGCAACTGGCTTTCCCTTTTGGAGAGCAAGAGGGAAAGAGGCGTCTTCCTGGCAGAGACGGGAGCTCGCGAGCCGCCTCTCACCCCTGCCCTTTCGCTGAGCGGGTGCGCAGTCTCAGTCCCTGGGACTGAGATACCGGGGGCGGGAGGGTGATCCCGCCTAACCGATGGTGCGTGTTACTTGGCCTTTTTTGTGGCGGCCTTTTTGGCGGGAGCCGCTTTCTTGGCAGCGGCTTTTTTAGCGGGAGCGGCGGATTTAGGAGTCGGGGAAACGGCTTTTTCGTCCTTGGGAGCTGGCGGCTCAGCGGTCTTCTGGGTGGAGGCCCAGTCATTCACGTGCACCCACTCACCCTTTGCGCCATCGCGGACATAGTCGCTATCCTGGAGGATGCCGCGTGTGTAGAAACTGAGCATTTCAGTTTCAGCAAAAGGACCGAATTCAACGAAGGAGCGGCTGAGGTAAAGGGAGTCTTTCATGGAGTGAATGTAGGTGAAGTTTTAACGCGTTATTGGGATGATAACGCCAGCAGTCTTTAGCAACTTCCTTGCCACATGAATTGCCTGGGCGAGGGCTGTGTCGCCTCATGCAGTTTGCAATTATGAGCGTTATTTTTGCGCGCAAATTGCACGATCATTTTGTGGACTTTTGATCGGGTAATTCCTCAAATAATTCAGTCCAGATGGAGAGGTCTTCATAGTCCCCAATGTCCCATGCGCGAATGTTTTCCCGACCCGGCTGGCTGAAGAAGAAGCCGGTCATGCCATCGTAACGGGACCAGGCGCGGCTGTCGAAAATGAGAAGCTCGCCTTCGGTAAAATGGTCCCGCAAGGCTTTAAAGGTGCGGCGGACGCGATAATGCCGGCCGATTACAAAGGGGTCTCCGGGCGACGATGATGCAGGTGACGGTGAGGTGCTCATGCAGAAGGAACCATGAGGGTGGAGGGAAGAACTGGCAATCGACGATTCCAACCCGGAAAGCCGTGCCTAACAAAAAGCCCGCCACCTCCGAAGAGGCGACGGGCGGAATGGAAGCAAGTGATTAATCGTCGATGATGACGCGGTTGATCACGCGAGTTTCGCCCTGGTTGGCGTAATGCACATTCACAGGGACGCCGACGCGGATGCGTGCTTTGACGTCATCTTCCGTGAGGATGCGGCCACTGCGGGTGGTGTAAACGACCTTGTTGCCATAGCTGTAGGTCACCGGGCCGCTGGTTTCCTTCACAATGAAGGTGCTGCCAGGGGCGTATTCGGTGAGAACGCCAGTGCTGGTGACGGTCTGTGTTTCCTGGGTGGTGACGCCATCCGATGTGGTGGTCGTGGTGGTGGTGGTCTTCTCATCCGCCAGGGTGGCAGTGAGGGCGAGGAGGGAACCTGCGAGGGTAAGGATAAGCTTTTTCATGGTGTGATCGTGTTATAAGTTTTTAACGATTCAAGGAACCGGCCTACCGCCATTGGGGTCTGCAACAAAGGTTCGCTACACTCAGCGAAACTGGATGTACGGATAAAACTCAGATCGTTTCACATTCGGCCTGATAGGAGGCGATGAAGGCGATGAGCTGAGCCTGCACGATGGCCTGGGCAGAGAAGAGATCCCCCAGAGTGACGGCGAAGGCTTTTTGTTTGAGCTCGTCTTCAACAGTCAGCATGAGGGTGCTGATGCGCTCAAGATTTCCCCGGGAATGGAACTCCATGTCCTTCACCTGGGTGAGGACGGCGAGGGAGGATTCGTGGATGGCGATGGCTTCAGGAGAAGGGCCGCCTGCCGCAGGTGCGGTTTCGGTTTCAGTTACGGAAGCTTCAGCGGCATCGGCTGCGTCGGCGGCTTCCGTCTTTTTGGCTTCGGCCTCCTCATTGTGCTTTTTGTCGTGATTGACTTTTTTATCGTGAGCGGCGTTGCGGGGATCGGACATGACTGAAGGGATAGCGCTGGATGAAGCTATTCACAACCATTCATTTCAGAATTATCCTTATTAATAAAAAGATGAAACATCTAATTAAATAATGCAGACACATCCAGTTTGCCTGCGAGAAACGATTGGCAGATCAAGGAGTGACGGTCATCCAGCGGGTGGTTTCCATGCGAGAGGCGAGCTCGCGGATGCGGACTTCCCAGGTGCCGGGATCGTCATTGGTGGCGATGGAGAGCGGGAGGGTGAGGAGGCCGTTTTCGGCAGCATAATGACCGCTGCCTTCTGCGGCTTTGCCATTGGCATCGCGGATCTGGATTTCCACGGGGATGACGGCTTTTAAAGGGGTGTCCTGGGTGGTGGTGAGGCGGATGTTTAAAGCGGCAGTTTGTCCACGTTTCGCGGTGGGAGATAGGTCCGCTGTGAGCTGGAGGAGAGGCTTGGGCAAGATCATGAAGATGCGGCCATCGCAGGGGCCGAGGTCCACCTGCCAACGCAGGAGGCCGGTGGCATCGCGCTGAGGGATGATGAGGGAGCCGCGGGTGAGGTCATAGATGGTGGCATTTTCCTGCGCGAGGCTGAGGGTGGCACTGGTGGGCAGGCCATTTTCCATGACGAGGCCGCGCTGGCCGACGTAGTTGCCAGCTTCGCGATGGTCATTGATGACAAAGAGGTACTGGGCATCGCCAAAACGCCGGGTGCGGAGGATGACTTCGGGGCTATCGGCGGTGACATGGGGCGTGTGGCCGAGGGCGAGTAACTGAGGGCCGAGGGTGGTGGCGAGAGCGAGGACCTGGGCTTTGTCCGCAGCGGCGTTTTTGGTGCGCTTGAAGCTGGGGATGGTGAGGTCTGCGGTGAGGGCGGGGCAGAGGTTTTCATCCGCGATGATCTTGCCGCCTTTCTTTTGCCAAGCCTGGATGCGCTCCACGACGGAGGTGGTGAGGACATCGCAATCCGGCATGACGAGGATTTTGCGACCGCTGAGGCCGTTTTTGAGGAGTGTTTCCTCGAACATGATGTCGGTGCGGATGTGGGCGTGCTGGAGGGCGAGCCAGAGATCCGCAGCCCAGCCGAGGTTGCCACCGTAACCGCCACGGCTGGCGAACATCTGCGAGGTGAAGCTTTCTAAAACGGCGACTTCGGCGCGCTCATCCGGGATGCTCATGAGGGTGGGGCCGAGAGGGCGGATGACGTCGTGGATGAGCTCCTTCAGCACATGGACGGTGTTGGGATTGGTGTATTTGTATCCGCTGGTACTCTGGGTGGGCACTAGGGACTGCCAGCCGTGGTACATGATGCCATCAATGGGGCGGGAGAGCTTGGTCCAGAAAGCTTCCTTGAGGTGCATGGGAGCGATGGTGATGTAGGCGGCATCGGGGTCGTGATCCTCCCAGGCGACGGCATCCTCCGGCTGGGCTTTTTTGATGGGCGCGGTCTGGCTGCGATACCAGATGAGCTGAGTCATTTTCATGATGCGCTGGCGCTTGCCTGAGGCCTCGCTCATGGCGAGGAGCTGATCCGTACACAGGCCGATGCGCTGGGGATCCGGGTAGGTATAGGTCCAGTGGGAGAGGACATCTACATTGCCGCCAGCACCGCTGATGCTGGGCTGGCGGACGGCGGGATCGAAGAAGGTCCAGAAGTCGCGGCGCGCGCTGCTTTTGACGCCTTTATTGAGGGCGCTGTGGAGGCTGTTCCAGCCATCGCCAACGGTCCAGAACCAGCGGTAGTATTTGAGGATGGGATGATCATCCGGGATGACACGATCTGCAGGGAAATCCTTGAGCTTGGTCCAGTCCACTCCACGTCGAGTGACTACCTCAGTTGGGATGTCGGCATTGGCGAAGTGGCGGTAGGCATTGATGTCATCCGGAGTAAAGGAGGGCTGGGAGGCATCGCGGACCTCGCTATTCAACAGGGTGGCGGCAAGGGCGGGATGCTGGCCATAGGTGCTGGAGAAACTGCGGCCTACCTTTTCAAAGAAGGGCGGAAGCTCCGGGTTCTGGCCAGCGATGTCATGCCGGGTATAGGGCTTGCCAGAGCGATCAACGCGGAGGAGCTCTGGGTGTGTCTCCTCCAGATAACGTCCGGGGGAAAGGCGCGAGATGATGTTCATGCCATTGGCGAGGGCTTCATCCAAAGCGGCACGATTGCTGGCGATGGTGTCTGGGTCAGCGGCTGGGAGGGTTTTGGGATCGTGGCGATGTGTCCAAATTTCGCTCATGTTGGATACACCGAGCGCCATGTAGTGGGTGAAACCGACGTCCTTCATTTGGGCGAGGTCGCCACCGCCCCAAAGGATGACGGGCATCTGGGGGGTCGGACGCGGGACGATCTGGTATTCGGCGGATTTATCCGAGGTGGAATCGCCCATCTGGAGGCGGGCCTGGAGGGTATAGGTGTCGGGTTTCAGCTCTGTATTGATGGCGAATTTGACCTCATGAGTGGCACCGGAGGCGAGGGACGGGAGGGGGAAGGTTTCGGTCTTTTCACCCAAGGTCACGGTGAGGCTGGCCGCGGTGACGGGCTCGCGACGCAGATTGACACAGGTCAGGATCACGGGAGCTGCGCGCTCCATGCGCTGCCAGACGCGGCGCGGGCTAGTGATCTCCAGGGAGATGCTCTCAAAACGAAGCATGCCGGAGCAGAGGCGCACTTCATCAATGAAGCCTGGGAAGCCGCCGTAATTGCTGCCGATGCGGTCGCCTATGTGAAGGGCTTTGACTCCCGGGACGAGGCTGCCGAGACCGGGTTTATACATCTGGCTGATGAGGGAGCCATTGTGATAAAAGGTGGTGGTACCGGCGGCATCGTAAGTGATGGCGATGTGCTGCCATTCGCCGGTGATGAGCTTAAAAGGGTCCGAATAAAACGTGGCGGAGACGGCCCCGAAACCTAGGGCCAGAGACATGCTGCGGGAGCCAGCGGCATCGGCTTCCATGATCTGCCAGGCGTAGTCGGTGTGGTTATCCGGGACGTAACGCTTGTCCATGAGGTAACAGCGGCCGGCCTTGTCGAATTCGGGCTTGGGCTTGATCCACATTTCCAGCGTGAAGGCACCTGCGGGAGTGAGGCTTTCTTTACCGGTGACACGGAGGGCGTGGGGTTTGGCGGCCCCGGCGTCGGATTCAATCCCCTGCCCCAGTCGGCCTTCGGCCTTTAAGGTGGCACCGTTTTCCATGAGTTCGTGGCCTTTCCCGGAGCTGTCCATAAGCTCTGCCCCAGCATCAAATTTCCAGTAGCCGAGGACGTGTTTGCCGGTGGCGTCGGTGCCTTTGTAACCGGTTTCCCAGGATTCCTGCAAAGTGGCGGCGGGCAGAGGTGCGAGGGTGAGGAGCAGGAAGGCAGGGAGAAGCAGGCGGTGCATGGTCGGTTAAACAATACCCAGTTGGATGAGTGGATGTTGTGTCCGAATATGATTTTAAAGTGACCTTGCGCGGACACTCTCTCAAAAACGCAGATGAAGCCGCGTGACAGCTGATGACGGGGCTTTACAGGGGAGGAGGGACGCGATAAAAGGGCGGTCCACCATGTTTCCAAAAATCCTCGCCCCGCTCGCCTGTCTAGGCCTCGCACTCAGTCTCGTCTTTGCCGCACCTGATGCGAAGAAACCACGCATCCTGTTTTTCTCCAAATCCAGCGGGTTTGAGCACAGTGTGATTTCGTGGAAAAACGGCCAGCCAAGTTATGCTGAAAAAGTGCTTCAGGAACTGGGTGAGAAGCAGGGATGGGAATTCGAGTTTTCCAAGGATGGCTCGAAGTTTGGCAAAGACTATCTGGCGCAGTTCGACGCGGTGTTTTTCTATACGACAGGCAACCTGCTGGAAGCGGGAACGGATAAGCAGCCGCCGATGAGTGCGGAAGGCAAGCAGGCGCTGTTCGACTACGTGAAGTCAGGCAAGGGATTCATCGGCACACATTCCGCCAGCGATACCTTTCATACCGACAACGAGTCTGCGAAGGGACCTGAGCGGTATCTGAACCATGGCGAAAAAGCGGATCCGTATGTGCGTTTCATTGGTGCGGAGTTCATCAAGCATGGTGCGCAGCAGGTGGCGAAGAATACGGTGGTGAACCCGAAGTTCCCAGGATTTGAAAAGGTGGGTACGGAGTATTCCTTCCATGAAGAATGGTATTCACTGAAGGACTTCACCCCGGACATCCATGTACTGAGCGTGATGGATGCGCCAGCGATGAAGGGTGCGGAATATGAGCGCCCGGCTTTCCCAAGCACCTGGGCACGCAAGGAAGGCGATGGCCGCGTGTGGTATACAGCCATGGGCCACCGTGAGGACATCTGGACGAATCCGGTGTTCCAGGACATCCTCATCGGCGGTATCCGCTGGGCCATCGGTGCGGTGGAAGCTGATGTGCCGCCTAACCTGAAGGAAGTGGCTCCTGGTGCCTATACCAATCCGCCGTATGTGGCCCCGAAGCCACCGGCACCGAAGAAGGAAAAGAAAGAGAAAGTGAAGCAGCCTTGATCAGGCAACTCAGGGCTTGACCGCAGAGGAAGCTGCTGCGGTCAGCTTAGCCTTGTTTTGGACCCAGGCGGGATTCGGCTGAGCCTCCCAGACTTTGAGGTTTTTGACACTGCCTTCCACACCCATGACAAACATGAGGCTGTGTTTATCCGTGCCGATGAGGGGGTGGCTGCCGGTGAGGCTTTGACCATCGACCGTGCCCACCATTTCATCGCCCAGAATTTCGAAGACGACGGTGTGCCATTCGTCGAGCTTGAGGGGTGTTTTGACAGCACCCAGAGGCACCGATTTATCCGGGCCGCCATGGTCGTTGTCATCCTTACTGATGCGGAAGCCGGTCTCGTTCATGTGGATGCTGCACACGTAATCTTTGGCATCGACAGTGCGGACGCTGAGGCTGCGGGTCTTGCGGCCATCCAGGGGCACGTTGTTCATCCTTACCTCACACTGGATGATGACATTTTTATAGAGGAAGCCATAGGAGGCGGTGGCGGGATGCTTAACCTCCGGGGTTTCACGGCCGGTGAAAACGCCGTCCTCAACCGCCCACTTGCCGCCACGCGGGACGGCATTCCAGCGCCAGCCGGAGAAGCCACTGGCAAAGCCGGTGGAGATGCCATCGAATGGCTTCGGTGGCTGAGAGAAATCCTGGTCCACCAGCAGACTGCCACGCGTGGTCATGAGCGTGGGCTGGTCATCCAGGGCCTGAGCGGTGAAGGACGAAAGAACGAAGGTGAGGGCAAGAACGGCGAACGGTTTCATCATGGGCGGTGATGATCAACGTGGCCGGAGAGGCAAATATGACGCGGAATTGTCAGGGACTGGGCGCCGCTACGCAGAAGTGATTACGGCTGGGCGATGAGGCCGAGTCCAGCCAGAAAGGCATCGCTGCGGGCGAGGGTGTCATCCAGCAGGGCGCGGTCACGCATGAGGTAACCGTGGCCGCCGCCTTCATTGATGACAAGTTCGCTTTTATTCCCGGCTTTGAGCATGGCCTCATGGAAGTTTTTGGCTCCGATGAATGGGGTGACGGTATCGCCCGTGCCGTGAAAGGTGATCGTGGGTGGCAGGCCGGCACGCACATGGTGGACGGGGGAAAGCTCCTGCCAGGTGGCACCGATTTTAGCCTGGCCGTAGCCTTCTTTGGAACAATCGATGACGGGGAAAAGAAGGACGAGGGCATTGGGGGTGGTGGAGATGCTGAGGTCTTCCCCTTCTTCATTGACGGTATCAAAAAGGGCGGTGGCGGCGGCGAGGTGCCCACCGGCTGAGCCGCCGCTGACGATGATCTTTTGCGGATCGATGCCCAGCTCTTTGGCATGCGCGCGAACGTAACGCACGGCGCTACGGGCATCCTTGACACAATCATAGACCGTCACACCAGCCTTGGCATTATTCAGACGATACTGGATGCTGATGCCGACGAGGCCCTGACGGGCATAATGATCTGCAAAGGGCATCATGCGCTGTGGATTGCCGCCCGTCCAGCCACCGCCATGGATGGTGATGAAGCAAGCGCGGGTATCCGTGGGCTTATGCCCGGCAGGCTCAAGGATATGGAGCAGCAGTTCACGATCCCCTGCCTTTTTATAAACGAGGGTACGGGTGGCGGTGATTTTGGCTGCGAGCTGATCCAAGGCATCGGGCTTTTTGGCAGGTTTCGCGGGTGGGGTTAGCGGTGCAGGCGTCTGCGCAAGGGCGGGGCTGACGGCAATGGCGGCGATGAAAAGCAGGCTGGAAAAACGGGTCATGGCGGGCAGAGGAAACGTGAGGAGGCGGGGCAAGATTTCGCGAAGATTGAGAGGTCGTGGCCGGGCAATAGAGGACGACGGTTTTCGTGAGAAAACGAAGTGTGACTTAGGCACGGGGATGGGAGGCATCATAGACTTCTTTCATCCGCTGAGTGGAGACGTGGGTGTAGATCTGTGTGGTGCTGAGGCTGGCGTGGCCGAGGAGTTCCTGCACGCTGCGGAGATCTGCCCCATTATTGAGGAGGTGGGTGGCGAAGCTGTGCCTGAGCTTATGCGGTGTGACGTGGATGGGCAGGCCGGATTTTTTCCAGTATTTGTCCACGACATCGGCGATGGCTTGATTGGTGATGCGTTTGCGCAGCTTGCTGAGGAAAAGGGGACCGTGGTGGACGCCTGCTTTGACACGGTAGCGCTGGATGGCCTCCATGGCGGGTGTGCCGATGGGCAGGAGGCGCTCTTTGCGGCCTTTGCCGATGACACGGACGGTATCACTGTAGGAATCCACGTCTTCGACGTTGACGCTGGCGAGTTCGCTAAGGCGCATGCCGGTGGAGTAAAAAAGCTCGAGGATGGCGGCATCTCTTTCACCTGCCCAGACGGGGGCAGCGCGTTCTTTTTCCAGCTTCATAGGCAGGTCCAGCATGTCGGTGATCTGCGTGAGGGTGAGGACGACGGGCAGTTTTTTTTCCTGCTTGGGGAGCTGGACATCCAGCAGGGGATTTTGGGTCCAGCCCTGGCGGCGGGTCAGCCATTTAAAGAAGGAACGCAGGGCGGAAAAATGCAGGCGGATGGTGGCGCGGCTCATTTCCCGCTTCATCTGGCCGAACAAATAAAGCCGAAAGTCATCGGCGGTGAGGGCCTCCCAAGTGGTGAAGTTTTTGTGGCCCTCGCGGAAGGTCTTCAGCGCGTGGGCATAGTTTTCCAGCGTGCGCGGGGAGGATCGCCGCTCCACCTCCATGAACTGGAGGAAGGCCTCACCAAGGGCATCTGGCGGCAGCGGGGTGGACATGGGTTCCTGGTCAGATAAGACCCGGAGGTGCGAAGATCAAGGCGGGAGAGAGGTGCCTATCGACCTACATCTATGCCCCCCAAGCGAGCCTGGAGGGCGGGAAGAAGCAAAAGATAAAGGCGCTTTTTAGACGCTGCCAGTGGCATTGACGAGGGTGCCCATGGGCTCACCGATGAGGGCGCGGCGGATGTTATCCGGCTCATTCATGCTGAAGACGATGATGGGCATGTTGTTTTCCATGCAGAGGGAGAAGGCGGTGGCGTCCATGACCTTAAGCTGCTGGGTGAGGCAGTCGTGGAAGCTGATGTTTTCATAGCGCACGGCGTCCGGGTTTTTATTGGGATCCGAGCAGTAGATGCCGTCCACTTTGGTGGCTTTGAAGACGCAATCGGCGCCGATCTCGCTGGCGCGGAGGGCGGCGGTGGTATCGGTGGAGAAGAAGGGATTTCCGGTGCCGGCGGCGAAGATGACAACGCGGCCCAGCTCCAGGTGGCGCATGGCGACGCGGCGGATGAAGGGCTCGGCCACGTTTTTCATTTCGATGGCGCTTTGGACGCGGGTGGGCACATCCATGGCCTCCAGCATGGACTGGAGGGCGAGGGAATTCATGACGGTGGCGAGCATGCCCATGTAATCGGCGGTGGCGCGCTCCATGCCTTTGTTGCTGGCACTGACGCCGCGCCAGAAATTTCCCCCGCCGACGACGACGGCGATTTCCAGCCCGGTCTGGTGGGCGGCTTTGATCTGGGCCGCGATGTCCTCGACGATGGGAGGAGAAATGTTATCGGTGCTGCCTGGCTCCCGGAGAGCCTCACCGCTGAGTTTAAGAAGAATGCGCCTAAATTTCCGTGTGCCTGTGTGATCGCCCATGAAGGTGTAGATTTCTCACGTCATACATGATGGGGTGAGGCGATGCAAAGGATGAAGTTGGCAATTGTTAAGGCGGGGGTGACCGGATGTGATATTTGCCTGACTTTTTAGACCTCGATGGCTTCGCATTTATCCCGCCAGCCGGGGAAGTTCCAGAGGTTGGGGAAGCCGGAGCATTGGTGGGGCTTTACGGTCTGGATGCGGCAGGTATTGATGCCGTCCAAAAAGAGGCATTCGCCATTGGGCTTATCGATGATGGAGAGGCCGGTGCGGTTGGCATTGAGGCGGGTGCAATCGCGAATGAATTCATCCTCCGGCATGCCGATATGGGCTGCGATGGCGGTGGCCTCCGCCGAGGTGATGTTGACATCGCCCGGCCAGCGGCAGCAGTTTCCACAGCGCTGGCACTGATAGTAGGGCTTGGATTCGTCAAGATGTGGCTGGGCGGTCATGAAAACTTTTGCATTCGCACGGTTCGTGCGACGTTACATACTTCATCGAATGATTCGACTCTTGCAACGGATGGATGATAGCGAACCCCGGCACGCCGAGGGTGGTGCGACGGGCGCTGCATCTGACCTGCGCCGGGTGACGCTGCTGGCGGATGCGGACGAGTCTGCAGAAACGGCGCTGGAGGATTGGGCGCGCGGACTGGACTGGGTGCACTGGCTGTTTTCCAGCATCCGGCAGCGGCAGGCGGGGATCTGTTTTCACGCGGTGAATCTGCCGCAGCCGAGCCTTTACCCGCGGGCGCCGATCACCCGGCAGGCGCTGGCGGCGCGGTGGGAAAATTTCACGCAGGAGCTGCGGGGGAATCTGGGGCGACCGCTGATCCAGGCCTGGCAGGCGGCGCGGGAGCTGGACCTGCCGAGGCTGCGGGAGCTGGATGCGCTTTTGGATGCGACGCTGAAGGGTCCTGCGCTGGCGGGGAGCCGGGAGGCGGGGGCGCGGCTGCTGCAGGGGACGCGCGGAGCCCGGTACCAGGGGCTGCTGGGGCGCTACCGTGCGGTGCAGGAGGAGGGCGGGACGCCGGGGCACTTTTTCATCGTGTGGGCGGCGGCGGGCCATTTTTTCCAGCTGAGCCTGGCCAGTGTGATCGCGGAATACATCCGGCTGGAGTGGGACCTGGCCGTGCGCCACCTGCCCTCCCCTGCCCATCCGCTGTCCGCCCAAAGCATCGCGGGACTGACCAGCCAGCTCATGCATCTGCCGGGCA includes:
- the trpE gene encoding anthranilate synthase component I produces the protein MVNALCRIAMSAPHLQPDLPTFRSLAQQGNLVPVVAELTADYETPLSAFQKIHDGRCGFLLESAELTQHSGRYSLLGSSPRMIFTARGKEIEIEERGKTRTFTTATDPLDELKKLMAPFQPLESHPIPVFHGGAVGYLGYDMVRFFEPTLTAPPKDELGLPEMVYMITDTVVIFDHRTRKMSLVANVHTDEHADLDAAYTWAQAQIATLMDKLSQPLAVKPLQTIAPVSNEQMPPPVSNTTQAEYEAMVVKMKEYIGAGDIFQGVPSQRFETDYTGTPMDLYRALRHVNPSPYMFCLQFPQGFSLVGSSPEVHVKCLNGRIDIRPIAGTRWRGKTRSEDDALADELLNDPKERAEHIMLVDLARNDVGRVAEYGTVKVSDLMIIERYSHVMHIVSNVDGRLHEDKDAYDVMRATFPAGTVSGSPKVRAMAIINELEKSKRCAYAGAVGYFGFDGNLDSCIALRTCVLKDGKAYVQAGAGIVADSVPTSEYQETVNKATGMLRAIEWARQLGA
- a CDS encoding LamG domain-containing protein, which codes for MHRLLLPAFLLLTLAPLPAATLQESWETGYKGTDATGKHVLGYWKFDAGAELMDSSGKGHELMENGATLKAEGRLGQGIESDAGAAKPHALRVTGKESLTPAGAFTLEMWIKPKPEFDKAGRCYLMDKRYVPDNHTDYAWQIMEADAAGSRSMSLALGFGAVSATFYSDPFKLITGEWQHIAITYDAAGTTTFYHNGSLISQMYKPGLGSLVPGVKALHIGDRIGSNYGGFPGFIDEVRLCSGMLRFESISLEITSPRRVWQRMERAAPVILTCVNLRREPVTAASLTVTLGEKTETFPLPSLASGATHEVKFAINTELKPDTYTLQARLQMGDSTSDKSAEYQIVPRPTPQMPVILWGGGDLAQMKDVGFTHYMALGVSNMSEIWTHRHDPKTLPAADPDTIASNRAALDEALANGMNIISRLSPGRYLEETHPELLRVDRSGKPYTRHDIAGQNPELPPFFEKVGRSFSSTYGQHPALAATLLNSEVRDASQPSFTPDDINAYRHFANADIPTEVVTRRGVDWTKLKDFPADRVIPDDHPILKYYRWFWTVGDGWNSLHSALNKGVKSSARRDFWTFFDPAVRQPSISGAGGNVDVLSHWTYTYPDPQRIGLCTDQLLAMSEASGKRQRIMKMTQLIWYRSQTAPIKKAQPEDAVAWEDHDPDAAYITIAPMHLKEAFWTKLSRPIDGIMYHGWQSLVPTQSTSGYKYTNPNTVHVLKELIHDVIRPLGPTLMSIPDERAEVAVLESFTSQMFASRGGYGGNLGWAADLWLALQHAHIRTDIMFEETLLKNGLSGRKILVMPDCDVLTTSVVERIQAWQKKGGKIIADENLCPALTADLTIPSFKRTKNAAADKAQVLALATTLGPQLLALGHTPHVTADSPEVILRTRRFGDAQYLFVINDHREAGNYVGQRGLVMENGLPTSATLSLAQENATIYDLTRGSLIIPQRDATGLLRWQVDLGPCDGRIFMILPKPLLQLTADLSPTAKRGQTAALNIRLTTTQDTPLKAVIPVEIQIRDANGKAAEGSGHYAAENGLLTLPLSIATNDDPGTWEVRIRELASRMETTRWMTVTP
- a CDS encoding ThuA domain-containing protein, whose amino-acid sequence is MFPKILAPLACLGLALSLVFAAPDAKKPRILFFSKSSGFEHSVISWKNGQPSYAEKVLQELGEKQGWEFEFSKDGSKFGKDYLAQFDAVFFYTTGNLLEAGTDKQPPMSAEGKQALFDYVKSGKGFIGTHSASDTFHTDNESAKGPERYLNHGEKADPYVRFIGAEFIKHGAQQVAKNTVVNPKFPGFEKVGTEYSFHEEWYSLKDFTPDIHVLSVMDAPAMKGAEYERPAFPSTWARKEGDGRVWYTAMGHREDIWTNPVFQDILIGGIRWAIGAVEADVPPNLKEVAPGAYTNPPYVAPKPPAPKKEKKEKVKQP
- a CDS encoding alpha/beta hydrolase, which codes for MTRFSSLLFIAAIAVSPALAQTPAPLTPPAKPAKKPDALDQLAAKITATRTLVYKKAGDRELLLHILEPAGHKPTDTRACFITIHGGGWTGGNPQRMMPFADHYARQGLVGISIQYRLNNAKAGVTVYDCVKDARSAVRYVRAHAKELGIDPQKIIVSGGSAGGHLAAATALFDTVNEEGEDLSISTTPNALVLLFPVIDCSKEGYGQAKIGATWQELSPVHHVRAGLPPTITFHGTGDTVTPFIGAKNFHEAMLKAGNKSELVINEGGGHGYLMRDRALLDDTLARSDAFLAGLGLIAQP